The Theropithecus gelada isolate Dixy chromosome 11, Tgel_1.0, whole genome shotgun sequence genome includes a region encoding these proteins:
- the NUDT4 gene encoding diphosphoinositol polyphosphate phosphohydrolase 2 isoform X3, with protein sequence MWRSHLAVPVLKFSVLLVSSSRYPDQWIVPGGGMEPEEEPGGAAVREVYEEAGVKGKLGRLLGIFENQDRKHRTYVYVLTVTEILEDWEDSVNIGRKREWFKVEDAIKVLQCHKPVHAEYLEKLKLGCSPANGNSTVPSLPDNNALFVTAAQTSGLPSSIR encoded by the exons GTGCTGCTGGTGAGTAGCAGCCGGTACCCAGACCAGTGGATTGTCCCAGGAGGAGGAATGGAACCTGAGGAGGAACCTGGTGGTGCTGCCGTGAGGGAAGTTTATGAGGAG gCTGGAGTCAAAGGAAAACTAGGCAGACTTCTGGGCATATTTGAG AACCAAGACCGAAAGCACAGAACATATGTTTATGTTCTAACAGTCACTGAAATATTAGAAGATTGGGAAGATTCTGTTAATATTG gaaggaagagagagtggTTCAAAGTAGAAGATGCTATCAAAGTTCTCCAGTGTCATAAACCTGTACATGCAGAGTATCTGGAAAAGCTAAAGCTGGGTTGTTCCCCAGCCAATGGAAATTCTACGGTCCCTTCCCTTCCAGATAATAATGCCTTGTTTGTAACTGCTGCACAGACCTCTGGGTTGCCATCTAGTATAAGATAG
- the NUDT4 gene encoding diphosphoinositol polyphosphate phosphohydrolase 2 isoform X4 encodes MEPEEEPGGAAVREVYEEAGVKGKLGRLLGIFEQNQDRKHRTYVYVLTVTEILEDWEDSVNIGRKREWFKVEDAIKVLQCHKPVHAEYLEKLKLGCSPANGNSTVPSLPDNNALFVTAAQTSGLPSSIR; translated from the exons ATGGAACCTGAGGAGGAACCTGGTGGTGCTGCCGTGAGGGAAGTTTATGAGGAG gCTGGAGTCAAAGGAAAACTAGGCAGACTTCTGGGCATATTTGAG CAGAACCAAGACCGAAAGCACAGAACATATGTTTATGTTCTAACAGTCACTGAAATATTAGAAGATTGGGAAGATTCTGTTAATATTG gaaggaagagagagtggTTCAAAGTAGAAGATGCTATCAAAGTTCTCCAGTGTCATAAACCTGTACATGCAGAGTATCTGGAAAAGCTAAAGCTGGGTTGTTCCCCAGCCAATGGAAATTCTACGGTCCCTTCCCTTCCAGATAATAATGCCTTGTTTGTAACTGCTGCACAGACCTCTGGGTTGCCATCTAGTATAAGATAG
- the NUDT4 gene encoding diphosphoinositol polyphosphate phosphohydrolase 2 isoform X5 has protein sequence MEPEEEPGGAAVREVYEEAGVKGKLGRLLGIFENQDRKHRTYVYVLTVTEILEDWEDSVNIGRKREWFKVEDAIKVLQCHKPVHAEYLEKLKLGCSPANGNSTVPSLPDNNALFVTAAQTSGLPSSIR, from the exons ATGGAACCTGAGGAGGAACCTGGTGGTGCTGCCGTGAGGGAAGTTTATGAGGAG gCTGGAGTCAAAGGAAAACTAGGCAGACTTCTGGGCATATTTGAG AACCAAGACCGAAAGCACAGAACATATGTTTATGTTCTAACAGTCACTGAAATATTAGAAGATTGGGAAGATTCTGTTAATATTG gaaggaagagagagtggTTCAAAGTAGAAGATGCTATCAAAGTTCTCCAGTGTCATAAACCTGTACATGCAGAGTATCTGGAAAAGCTAAAGCTGGGTTGTTCCCCAGCCAATGGAAATTCTACGGTCCCTTCCCTTCCAGATAATAATGCCTTGTTTGTAACTGCTGCACAGACCTCTGGGTTGCCATCTAGTATAAGATAG